From a region of the Odontesthes bonariensis isolate fOdoBon6 chromosome 2, fOdoBon6.hap1, whole genome shotgun sequence genome:
- the LOC142398551 gene encoding E3 SUMO-protein ligase ZBED1-like — translation MDVTTRWNSSLEMLGRFLEQQPAISAALMSPDVRRRESDLCTLTETDITTAEDVVRCLGPMKTATLAISEEESPTMSMVAPLQVQLLNQMACTAEDTAIIKELKTAVHQNLSSRYEGLKETLCVASSLDPRFKTLPFLSDEAREAVFLKLTSEAAHQNPSSDNTTPEQEDPHGSIDVAAPALGPTQPKRPKDSALMALLGSAYTPATPPEKRTTSERAEEEVATYRKVPAISLSENPLRWWQVHAEDFPLLSGLAKEYLCIPGTSVPSERVFSTAGDIVSAQRSCLTPQHVDQLLFLHKNYKIPEV, via the exons ATGGATGTCACCACCCGATGGAATAGCTCGCTGGAAATGTTGGGCCGCTTCCTGGAGCAGCAACCAGCAATCTCAGCAGCGCTGATGTCCCCCGACGTCCGCAGGAGGGAGAGTGACCTCTGCACATTGACTGAGACGGACATCACCACTGCCGAGGACGTGGTTAGATGCCTCGGACCCATGAAGACCGCCACCCTCGCCATATCTGAGGAGGAGTCCCCAACCATGTCAATGGTTGCCCCACTGCAAGTTCAACTACTTAATCAGATGGCATGCACTGCTGAAGACACGGCCATCATTAAGGAGCTCAAAACTGCTGTCCACCAGAACTTGAGTTCAAG ATATGAAGGCCTGAAGGAGACCCTGTGCGTAGCGTCATCCTTGGACCCTCGTTTCAAGACCCTACCATTCCTGTCTGATGAGGCACGTGAGGCTGTCTTCCTGAAATTGACCTCTGAAGCTGCTCATCAAAACCCATCATCCGAT AACACTACACCAGAGCAAGAGGACCCTCATGGTTCAATCGACGTGGCTGCACCTGCACTTGGACCAACTCAACCCAAGAGGCCCAAAGACTCTGCTCTGATGGCTTTACTGGGGTCAGCTTACACACCAGCGACTCCACCAGAGAAGAGAACAACATCTGAAAGGGCAGAGGAAGAGGTCGCCACCTACAGGAAAGTGCCAGCTATTTCTCTTTCAGAAAATCCACTGAGATGGTGGCAGGTGCATGCAGAGGATTTCCCTCTTTTGTCAGGCCTGGCAAAGGAATACCTTTGCATACCGGGGACCAGTGTCCCATCTGAACGGGTTTTTTCAACAGCTGGAGACATCGTTAGCGCTCAAAGGAGCTGCCTCACTCCTCAGCATGTCGACCAGCTCCTTTTCCTCCATAAAAATTACAAGATTCCTGAAGTTTAg